The following proteins come from a genomic window of Irregularibacter muris:
- a CDS encoding helix-turn-helix transcriptional regulator, with the protein MKTKIRELRKKKRISQEELAKAVRVTRHTIMALENEKYIASLPLAAKISRFFGLSIEEVFDLSETGDIDYDIF; encoded by the coding sequence GTGAAAACAAAAATACGTGAATTACGAAAAAAGAAGCGGATTTCGCAAGAGGAATTAGCCAAAGCGGTGCGTGTAACTCGCCACACAATCATGGCGCTTGAGAATGAAAAATATATTGCTTCCTTACCGCTGGCAGCAAAAATTTCAAGGTTTTTCGGACTTTCCATAGAGGAAGTCTTTGATCTATCGGAAACGGGGGATATTGATTATGACATCTTTTGA
- a CDS encoding ABC transporter ATP-binding protein, whose amino-acid sequence MKAIDQLNLQITEGDVYGLLGHNGSGKTTTLRLLLGLLEPDRGNISVYGKHPIKDGDAVRRICGVLSEDVGLYEPLSVYDNLMYYADIYGISPIESNRRIDELLGQFDLSDKKHLPVKGFSTGMKKKVALIRAMLHKPRILLLDEPTNGLDPVSTADLRNMLLELAQERGTTIIMTTHNLEEVQKMCNKISILRKGQNIFTNSIEALKDSSNYRAHGQFRLEKLYMDIEKERAEN is encoded by the coding sequence GTGAAAGCGATAGACCAACTCAATTTACAAATTACAGAGGGGGATGTGTATGGTCTGTTAGGTCATAACGGCTCTGGAAAAACAACTACATTGAGATTACTGCTGGGACTATTAGAACCCGATAGGGGCAATATATCTGTTTATGGAAAGCATCCTATTAAAGATGGTGATGCTGTCCGTAGAATATGTGGTGTTCTTTCGGAAGATGTTGGCCTTTATGAACCACTCTCTGTTTATGACAACCTTATGTATTACGCAGATATTTATGGGATAAGTCCTATAGAATCCAATAGACGGATTGATGAACTTCTAGGCCAGTTTGATCTGTCTGATAAAAAACACTTGCCAGTAAAAGGATTTTCCACCGGTATGAAAAAGAAAGTAGCCTTAATTCGTGCCATGTTGCATAAGCCGCGAATACTTCTACTTGATGAGCCCACCAATGGTCTTGACCCTGTCAGTACCGCCGATTTGCGAAACATGTTGCTTGAGCTGGCGCAAGAACGGGGTACTACAATTATTATGACAACCCACAATCTTGAAGAAGTACAGAAGATGTGCAATAAAATCAGCATATTACGAAAAGGACAGAATATTTTCACCAATTCTATAGAAGCCTTAAAAGATAGTTCAAATTACAGGGCCCATGGGCAATTCCGTTTAGAAAAATTATATATGGACATTGAGAAAGAGAGGGCGGAAAATTGA
- a CDS encoding ABC transporter permease, giving the protein MSKTFVVFRNQLTLFFSDRGMLIFYFLAALLTGGSVPFFIRDMATCIYFAMLLTVTLLIPLLADSLAGEREKKTLESLLSTVIKGSSILWGKFLLSIVFALVFFILTTEIAIFTSLLTGAEIGFTGLHWIGIGLLAIMTFISVILSGLYQSALSGDTQSAYTMIAFRAFPLCILYMAGLTAITRIELHFAVYVMGLFLFIYVAVCLIYLVKIAKLRQATYFENVKYKKRGRKQKVRFHETMRKSPMRSVFAHEMRYLATLKLLLFNFLILCLAPASACILGYYYLGDLNLNYAVLLTALMMPRTPTNLIAYSIGGEKVYKTAESLLSTPLHVRSMFLAKMMVPVVVSSVMLLISSSLTLIAGNIVGHFMQQGTGYMYTTDQLILLFPVSILSCISMVLITGSLSARMKRPRNGLYISSVLGLLFVFPPLSIVYWTENHLLWSMIYCIILAVVNRICLEKIAKRISRPQLMNWI; this is encoded by the coding sequence TTGAGTAAGACATTTGTTGTTTTTCGCAACCAATTAACTCTGTTTTTTAGTGATAGGGGAATGTTGATATTCTATTTTCTCGCCGCGTTATTAACGGGGGGCAGCGTACCTTTTTTCATCAGAGATATGGCAACCTGCATATACTTTGCCATGCTTTTAACCGTTACGCTTTTAATACCACTTCTTGCAGATAGTCTAGCAGGTGAACGGGAAAAGAAAACTTTAGAGTCCCTTTTGTCAACTGTAATTAAGGGCAGCAGTATTCTATGGGGAAAGTTCCTTTTATCCATTGTATTTGCCCTAGTCTTTTTTATATTGACTACAGAGATTGCCATATTTACCAGTCTTTTAACGGGAGCTGAAATAGGCTTCACAGGCTTACATTGGATTGGCATAGGGTTACTGGCAATTATGACGTTTATATCTGTTATTTTAAGCGGTCTTTATCAATCGGCATTATCTGGCGATACGCAAAGTGCATATACCATGATTGCTTTTAGGGCGTTTCCACTTTGCATTTTATATATGGCTGGACTTACTGCCATAACACGCATTGAACTACATTTTGCCGTATATGTAATGGGGTTGTTTTTGTTTATCTATGTTGCTGTTTGTCTGATTTATTTAGTGAAGATTGCAAAACTTCGACAAGCTACTTATTTTGAAAATGTCAAATATAAAAAGCGGGGGAGAAAACAAAAGGTCCGATTCCATGAGACTATGAGAAAATCGCCAATGAGGTCTGTATTTGCCCACGAAATGAGATACTTGGCAACACTGAAACTTCTTTTATTTAATTTCTTGATATTATGTTTGGCACCAGCAAGCGCTTGTATTTTAGGTTATTATTACTTAGGTGACTTAAACTTAAATTATGCAGTTCTGTTGACGGCTTTGATGATGCCCAGAACGCCTACCAACTTGATTGCATATTCAATTGGCGGAGAAAAAGTATACAAAACAGCCGAGTCCTTGCTTTCCACGCCACTTCATGTGAGATCCATGTTTTTAGCTAAAATGATGGTGCCAGTGGTTGTATCTTCTGTCATGCTGCTTATTTCTTCAAGCCTTACTCTTATTGCTGGAAACATAGTTGGTCACTTTATGCAGCAGGGAACAGGGTATATGTATACTACAGATCAGTTAATTCTCTTGTTTCCAGTCAGCATATTGTCTTGTATATCTATGGTTCTTATAACAGGTAGTTTATCTGCCAGAATGAAAAGACCACGTAATGGTTTGTATATTTCAAGTGTTTTGGGATTGCTTTTTGTTTTTCCACCTCTTAGTATTGTATATTGGACGGAGAATCATCTTTTATGGTCCATGATTTATTGTATTATTTTGGCGGTTGTCAATAGGATTTGTTTAGAAAAAATAGCAAAGAGAATATCGCGTCCACAGTTAATGAACTGGATATAA
- a CDS encoding acyltransferase, with amino-acid sequence MRYGVKNQQTLEKGVRWRKNLNQNLKKRKDKGDETDHLVVPQGILASRGWVKEMELLRGISCIGVVVGHSIVYPHTTPLMDAVNQLITIVVPLFLFLSSFLAFYASPNVTPYGYLKKHTLLVGLPYLFWVNVYIWIPVLTGKAQTPTFLNYLDKLVGGSFHLYFIPIVLQFYLVFTLNGCAWFRRLLYTPWVFAGSLGLMLGIQTLFSAQFRSLFPYFYLTFPAWCFYFVLGAWVARWWEPIREWLMKPWRLIQLAVPFLMGLSVTRTLSQVASFQPLVQVAFLLILPFLLALATCIPKGTFLEPVARYSFGIYLIHRLPFNQFQDLYSTLSPYPFFLISMILQGGIGYGLTWILSRLSCLRWTVGMRIKLKKDRYS; translated from the coding sequence TTGAGATATGGAGTAAAAAACCAGCAAACATTGGAAAAAGGAGTAAGATGGAGAAAGAATTTAAACCAAAATTTAAAAAAGAGGAAAGATAAGGGAGATGAAACAGACCATTTGGTTGTACCCCAGGGGATTTTGGCTAGTCGAGGTTGGGTAAAAGAAATGGAGCTACTTCGGGGGATATCCTGTATTGGAGTGGTGGTAGGACATTCAATCGTCTATCCACATACCACACCGCTTATGGATGCTGTTAATCAATTAATAACCATTGTGGTTCCGCTCTTTCTTTTTCTCTCCTCTTTTCTGGCTTTTTATGCCAGTCCCAACGTAACACCCTATGGTTACCTAAAAAAGCATACTCTTCTAGTAGGCTTACCTTATTTGTTCTGGGTGAATGTTTATATATGGATTCCCGTCTTAACAGGAAAAGCACAGACACCTACTTTTTTGAATTATCTGGATAAGTTGGTGGGCGGTTCCTTTCATTTGTATTTTATTCCCATCGTATTGCAGTTCTATCTTGTTTTCACATTAAATGGTTGTGCATGGTTTCGCCGCTTGCTTTACACACCCTGGGTCTTTGCAGGTAGTCTGGGATTGATGCTTGGAATACAGACATTGTTTAGTGCACAGTTCCGGTCATTGTTCCCGTACTTTTATCTGACCTTCCCGGCATGGTGCTTTTACTTTGTTCTTGGGGCCTGGGTGGCACGCTGGTGGGAACCTATCCGGGAATGGTTGATGAAGCCTTGGCGACTGATCCAGCTAGCAGTACCTTTTTTGATGGGTTTATCTGTTACCAGGACATTATCCCAAGTGGCTTCCTTTCAACCCTTGGTTCAGGTAGCATTCCTGTTAATTCTTCCCTTTCTACTGGCTCTGGCTACATGTATTCCCAAAGGAACCTTTCTGGAACCTGTTGCACGCTATTCATTTGGCATTTATTTAATCCATCGGCTGCCATTTAACCAGTTCCAGGATTTGTATTCCACGCTGAGTCCTTATCCATTTTTTTTAATAAGCATGATCTTACAGGGAGGTATAGGATATGGTTTGACCTGGATTTTAAGCCGCTTATCTTGTTTGCGTTGGACAGTGGGGATGCGTATCAAATTGAAAAAGGATAGGTATTCATAG
- a CDS encoding N-acetyltransferase — MIKGLEDSKIDSIMKIWLEANIRAHDFIPQDYWKANYEYVKKVLPEATIFVYEDGDEIKGFIGIIQETYIAGLFVSDKYQNEGIGSKLLEKCKDHYPALSLDVYAKNIKALNFYKKHGFKVTKEKENDETREIEYSMLWKMI; from the coding sequence ATGATAAAAGGATTAGAGGATTCTAAAATAGATAGTATAATGAAAATTTGGCTAGAAGCAAATATTCGTGCCCATGACTTTATACCCCAAGACTATTGGAAGGCAAACTATGAGTATGTGAAGAAGGTTTTACCAGAGGCTACTATTTTTGTCTATGAAGATGGCGATGAAATAAAAGGATTCATAGGGATTATTCAAGAAACATATATTGCAGGATTATTTGTTTCTGATAAATACCAAAATGAAGGTATAGGGAGCAAATTGCTTGAAAAATGCAAGGACCACTATCCTGCTTTAAGTTTAGATGTTTATGCTAAGAACATAAAGGCTTTAAACTTTTATAAAAAGCATGGATTTAAAGTTACAAAAGAGAAAGAGAATGATGAAACTAGAGAAATAGAATATTCAATGCTATGGAAGATGATATAA
- a CDS encoding response regulator transcription factor — protein MFNIMIVEDNQKLQNEIGSLLLRNGYSVTKTIDFSDISKQVKEIDPHLVLLDINLPNKDGFTICTEIRGFSKVPIIFITSRDTNVDELISISLGGDDFITKPYNAQILLARINSLLKRVYPNKGASDFIEYNGITLNILSSRIENEDKSVELTKNELKIFYYLLIHKGKIVSRVDIMEYLWDSSLFINDNTLTVNITRLRNKLGDIGVYDFIKTRRGQGYIL, from the coding sequence ATGTTTAATATAATGATAGTGGAAGATAACCAAAAATTACAGAATGAAATTGGAAGTCTCTTATTACGTAACGGCTATTCTGTTACCAAGACTATAGACTTTAGTGATATATCGAAGCAGGTAAAGGAGATTGATCCCCATTTAGTCTTGTTAGATATTAATCTTCCTAATAAAGATGGGTTCACCATTTGTACGGAAATTCGCGGCTTTTCAAAGGTACCGATTATCTTTATCACAAGCAGAGATACGAATGTTGATGAACTCATAAGCATATCCTTAGGCGGGGATGATTTTATTACAAAGCCATATAATGCTCAAATACTCTTGGCTAGAATAAATTCACTTTTGAAGAGGGTATATCCTAATAAAGGGGCAAGTGATTTCATAGAATATAACGGTATTACGTTAAATATATTGTCCAGCAGGATTGAAAATGAGGACAAATCAGTAGAATTGACTAAAAACGAATTAAAGATATTTTACTATTTATTGATTCATAAAGGGAAAATTGTATCGAGGGTAGACATTATGGAATATTTGTGGGATAGTTCTTTGTTTATAAATGATAATACCCTTACTGTAAATATCACTCGATTAAGAAATAAGCTTGGGGATATCGGAGTTTATGATTTCATAAAAACTAGAAGGGGACAGGGATATATCCTATGA
- a CDS encoding sensor histidine kinase — MRFEGYLRERIKAILLNLIALITLNTFLFSVGNTFDTIITITVAWITVYAMFLIYEYHKRKVYYGNLIKTANNLDKKYLMGEIIDLPPFNDAVPYYMLMKEAGRSMLEEVNKNKTQRKEYKEYIEQWIHEVKTPIAAIKLIQENNKTKNSRTVLEELEIIDRYVEQALFYARSEEAQKDYLIKEISLKQCINQVIIRNKQMFILNHIDLSLVDLEKNVYSDSKWLEFILNQIIINAVKYRGNSPSVVKIYTQDIKHGIQLVVEDNGIGIPVNEVDRIFEKGYTGSKGRQNHKSTGIGLYLCKKLCDKLGLLIAADSKEGLYTRITITFPKGNFCKDGAV, encoded by the coding sequence ATGAGATTTGAGGGCTATTTAAGAGAAAGAATAAAAGCTATTCTGCTGAATCTAATTGCATTGATTACCTTAAACACATTTCTTTTCAGTGTAGGAAATACCTTTGATACAATCATCACCATTACAGTGGCTTGGATTACCGTTTATGCAATGTTTTTAATCTATGAATATCATAAAAGGAAAGTATATTATGGGAATTTGATAAAAACTGCCAACAATCTGGATAAGAAATATCTTATGGGAGAAATCATAGATCTTCCTCCTTTTAACGATGCAGTTCCTTATTATATGTTAATGAAGGAGGCTGGAAGGTCTATGCTTGAAGAAGTCAATAAAAATAAGACTCAGCGAAAGGAATACAAAGAATATATTGAGCAGTGGATTCATGAAGTAAAAACGCCCATAGCAGCCATAAAGCTAATCCAAGAGAATAACAAAACAAAGAATTCAAGAACTGTATTAGAGGAGTTAGAAATTATTGATCGATATGTTGAGCAGGCATTATTTTATGCTAGAAGTGAGGAAGCTCAAAAGGATTATCTTATTAAAGAGATTTCCCTTAAGCAGTGTATCAATCAGGTAATCATAAGAAACAAGCAGATGTTTATTCTTAACCATATCGATTTAAGTCTAGTTGATCTAGAGAAAAATGTTTATAGTGACAGCAAGTGGCTGGAGTTTATATTAAATCAGATTATTATTAACGCAGTAAAATACAGGGGAAATAGCCCCTCTGTGGTTAAGATTTATACCCAGGATATTAAGCATGGTATTCAACTTGTTGTTGAGGATAATGGCATAGGAATTCCGGTGAATGAAGTGGATCGTATATTTGAAAAGGGCTACACGGGAAGTAAAGGTAGACAAAATCATAAATCTACAGGAATAGGCCTGTATCTCTGTAAAAAACTGTGTGATAAATTAGGGCTGTTGATAGCAGCAGATTCAAAGGAAGGTTTATATACTAGAATAACAATTACCTTTCCCAAGGGAAACTTTTGTAAGGATGGAGCCGTATAG
- a CDS encoding ABC transporter ATP-binding protein — translation MEKILDLKNVEKYYGNKGNVVKAIDDISFHVSRGEFVGVMGPSGSGKTTLLNIISTIDEVSSGHIYVDGNDLTKINQKDIAKFRRENLGFIFQDFNLLDTLTIHENIALALTINRHKKHEIDSKVKAVAIELGIEEILPKYPYEVSGGQKQRCACARALITNPKLILADEPTGALDSRSAQMLIEMISHLNRELEATILMVTHDSFTASYCDRILFIKDGKIFTEFAKGQNTRKQFFNQILDVVALLGGDVRDVR, via the coding sequence TTGGAAAAGATATTAGATTTAAAAAATGTAGAAAAATATTATGGAAACAAGGGAAATGTAGTAAAGGCTATTGATGACATAAGCTTTCATGTTTCTAGGGGAGAGTTTGTCGGTGTGATGGGTCCCTCTGGTTCCGGTAAGACAACTTTACTGAACATCATATCTACTATTGATGAGGTAAGCTCAGGACATATCTATGTAGATGGGAATGATTTAACAAAAATTAATCAGAAGGATATTGCTAAATTTAGGAGGGAAAACCTAGGCTTTATCTTTCAAGATTTTAACCTTCTGGATACTTTAACAATCCATGAGAACATAGCTCTGGCACTTACGATTAATAGACATAAAAAGCATGAGATTGACAGTAAGGTGAAAGCTGTAGCTATCGAACTGGGCATAGAGGAGATTCTTCCAAAGTATCCTTATGAAGTTTCAGGTGGGCAAAAGCAGCGCTGTGCCTGTGCTAGGGCCTTAATAACAAATCCAAAACTTATTTTGGCAGATGAACCCACAGGAGCTTTGGATTCCAGGTCAGCCCAAATGCTGATAGAAATGATTTCACACTTAAATAGGGAATTGGAGGCAACTATTTTAATGGTTACACATGATTCCTTTACAGCAAGCTATTGCGATAGAATCTTATTCATTAAGGACGGTAAAATCTTTACTGAGTTTGCAAAGGGACAAAATACTCGCAAGCAATTCTTTAATCAGATTTTAGATGTGGTGGCTCTGCTAGGAGGCGATGTTCGAGATGTACGCTAA
- a CDS encoding ABC transporter permease: protein MYAKLALNNAKRSLKDYVIYFVTLTICVSLFYAFLSLSSAHYELITEDSYNFEMLKQIMKYATYVITGLLIVLIGYVNKYMIKRRKREFATYMLLGIPQKNVAFMFFIETLIMGIVSIILGVFLGTLFSQVVTALILMTAEQDILFSFKLYIDTVLITFIFFIAMFCFIGFLNMHSLNKSKLINMLNDEKITEFKFKRGKAIYISVFIAAVLLYILCGYSIHRVLQGVGNSNLIQGNKMTYIAFALVAFIAGTYGLFYSLAYIVILIKERWITFKYEYTNLFLIGTIVSKIKTAPFLMATITLTFLGAALSFTLTLLLSQWSLGYLENRIPFDMAISSKLNSIKEVENVSKIDYGDIVKYLGSQPYNVEDYSQVEKYFVYDEELYTKGANDMPPLAIGLSDYNQLRKMLGYKEIKLKNNEFTTQWITTEDNKFIEEYIEDHSTLNIKGHKLKTSPIPYYKESIGHYIYDSFLGGLIVLPDEWCESLTLANKDFYATTTKKISFDEAIQLEQEYIPNWFMNNYKNILNREHQASPLIIRLKVAETNVILNSTLGMRILGIYGGTVLLMISLTVLALQQLSDSIEHKGRYHILRKLGIDNKQIGRIIFKQISIYFIIPIVLAVIGFYIFLYTFQSANSAVIDLYIGDKAFIFNISISLLLIIAIYMCYFVATYYTFKRNIDCK, encoded by the coding sequence ATGTACGCTAAATTGGCATTAAACAATGCAAAACGTTCCTTAAAAGACTACGTCATTTATTTTGTTACATTAACAATATGTGTAAGTCTATTCTATGCATTTTTATCCTTATCAAGTGCACATTATGAATTGATAACAGAGGACTCTTATAATTTTGAAATGCTAAAGCAGATAATGAAATACGCAACCTATGTAATAACAGGCTTACTGATTGTTCTGATTGGTTATGTGAATAAATATATGATAAAAAGACGCAAACGAGAGTTTGCTACTTATATGCTATTAGGCATTCCACAAAAAAACGTGGCGTTTATGTTTTTTATTGAAACGCTGATCATGGGGATTGTGTCCATTATATTAGGTGTCTTCTTGGGCACTTTGTTTTCCCAGGTTGTTACAGCTTTAATCCTTATGACAGCAGAACAGGATATTCTATTTTCCTTTAAACTATATATAGATACTGTGTTAATCACTTTTATCTTTTTTATTGCAATGTTCTGTTTTATCGGATTCTTAAATATGCATTCCTTAAACAAATCTAAATTAATTAATATGTTAAATGATGAAAAAATAACAGAATTTAAATTCAAAAGAGGTAAGGCAATTTATATTAGTGTATTTATTGCAGCGGTTCTCTTATATATACTTTGCGGTTACTCTATTCACAGAGTATTACAGGGAGTGGGTAATTCCAATCTTATCCAGGGGAACAAAATGACTTATATAGCATTTGCACTAGTAGCTTTTATTGCAGGAACATATGGATTGTTTTATTCTTTGGCCTATATAGTCATACTTATTAAAGAAAGGTGGATTACATTTAAGTACGAGTATACAAACCTATTCTTAATTGGGACAATTGTTTCTAAAATAAAAACAGCGCCATTTTTAATGGCTACCATCACATTAACTTTTTTAGGGGCAGCCTTAAGTTTTACCTTGACGCTTTTACTATCCCAATGGAGCTTAGGATATTTAGAAAATCGAATTCCTTTTGATATGGCTATAAGTAGTAAGTTAAATAGTATAAAGGAAGTAGAGAATGTATCAAAAATAGACTATGGTGATATTGTAAAGTATTTAGGCAGCCAACCTTACAATGTAGAAGATTATTCTCAGGTGGAGAAATACTTTGTTTACGATGAGGAGCTTTATACTAAAGGTGCAAATGATATGCCGCCACTGGCAATCGGATTAAGTGATTATAATCAGCTAAGAAAAATGCTTGGTTATAAGGAAATAAAATTGAAAAATAATGAATTTACCACCCAATGGATAACCACAGAGGATAATAAATTTATTGAAGAATATATTGAGGACCATTCAACATTGAATATAAAGGGTCATAAACTAAAAACTAGCCCCATTCCTTATTATAAGGAATCCATTGGACATTATATTTATGATTCTTTTCTAGGAGGACTTATTGTTTTACCCGATGAGTGGTGCGAAAGTTTGACCTTAGCAAACAAGGATTTTTATGCAACTACAACGAAAAAAATTAGCTTTGATGAGGCAATACAGCTAGAACAAGAGTATATCCCAAATTGGTTCATGAATAATTATAAAAACATCCTTAATAGAGAGCACCAAGCAAGTCCCTTGATTATTCGATTAAAGGTAGCAGAAACCAATGTAATATTAAATTCCACATTGGGAATGAGAATTCTTGGAATATATGGAGGGACTGTTTTACTAATGATTAGCTTAACAGTATTAGCCCTGCAGCAGCTATCAGACTCAATCGAGCATAAAGGAAGATATCATATATTAAGAAAGCTAGGTATAGATAATAAACAAATTGGCAGAATCATTTTCAAACAAATATCCATATATTTTATTATCCCAATAGTATTAGCTGTCATTGGTTTCTATATCTTCCTATACACCTTTCAGTCTGCAAATAGTGCGGTGATTGATTTATATATTGGCGATAAAGCTTTTATATTTAATATCAGTATCTCTTTGTTATTAATTATCGCTATATATATGTGCTATTTTGTAGCTACCTATTATACTTTCAAGCGAAATATTGATTGTAAATAA
- a CDS encoding DegV family protein, with the protein MQIYKDKKLGDLMTKLIIDTTCDRNDEMLNDPNLEIIPLHITLDNETYLDGEEIQLHTVYDYMRAEKVPKTSQISYDSITKTLNKCISEGHDIIYMAFSSKLSGTYSFASQIFEDYKTKYPNTKFELIDSKGGAGGGALIALQALKMIKRGFAFQDIVHHIKWSIDHVIYHFTLKDLKWLVLGGRLNKVAGYIGSTLHIKPYLVVEDGLIKVKELIRGQKRIYKKILNDVKNGVGKFVDQTIAISHADDEETARYIETKIKEMIPECKTIVFEIGAVLGSHLGIGGIGIFYYNEKPVEYQYE; encoded by the coding sequence ATGCAAATATATAAAGATAAAAAGTTAGGTGATCTAATGACAAAGTTAATTATTGATACGACCTGTGACAGAAATGACGAAATGTTAAATGATCCAAATTTAGAGATTATCCCACTACATATTACTCTAGATAATGAGACCTATTTAGATGGAGAAGAAATTCAACTCCACACAGTTTATGATTATATGCGAGCAGAGAAAGTACCTAAGACTTCTCAAATTTCTTATGATTCTATCACGAAGACCTTAAATAAATGTATTTCAGAAGGTCATGATATTATCTATATGGCATTTTCATCTAAGCTATCAGGAACATATAGTTTTGCAAGTCAAATTTTTGAAGATTATAAAACCAAGTACCCAAATACAAAGTTTGAGCTTATTGATTCAAAAGGCGGTGCAGGAGGTGGCGCTCTTATTGCATTGCAAGCACTCAAAATGATTAAAAGAGGATTTGCTTTTCAAGACATCGTCCATCATATAAAGTGGAGCATTGACCATGTAATTTATCATTTTACTCTAAAAGATTTAAAGTGGCTAGTTTTAGGGGGGAGATTAAACAAGGTAGCAGGCTATATTGGCTCTACCCTTCATATAAAACCCTATTTAGTTGTGGAAGATGGATTGATAAAAGTAAAAGAGCTTATTCGGGGGCAAAAAAGAATCTACAAAAAAATCTTGAATGACGTAAAAAACGGTGTTGGAAAATTTGTAGATCAGACAATCGCCATTAGCCATGCAGATGATGAAGAAACAGCTAGATATATAGAAACAAAAATAAAAGAAATGATTCCTGAATGTAAAACCATTGTATTTGAAATTGGGGCAGTTTTAGGTTCTCATTTGGGTATCGGTGGTATAGGTATTTTTTATTATAATGAGAAACCTGTAGAATACCAATATGAGTAG
- a CDS encoding signal peptidase II — translation MKKPLMISLVLILIDQIAKILITRYSIGVEFILLPNILLFRPVQNTNLTWLASLFDYKMSVFSMVIIQICAFLFTIVIYRYFSSLWMERKGLLKIMLVCYIAGISCSFIDVVFWGGSWDFIRLFDWFTFDFKDVYFNVGFIPVLFYGILYHFKVYVKMSKKEREETGFLKWIQRGMPSS, via the coding sequence ATGAAAAAGCCCCTTATGATATCTCTTGTTTTGATTTTGATAGATCAAATAGCAAAAATATTGATAACACGTTATTCTATAGGCGTGGAATTTATTTTACTTCCAAATATTTTACTTTTCCGTCCCGTCCAAAATACCAATTTAACATGGCTTGCCAGCCTTTTTGATTACAAAATGTCGGTTTTCTCTATGGTAATCATTCAAATTTGCGCATTTCTCTTTACTATAGTTATTTATCGTTATTTTTCTTCTCTTTGGATGGAAAGAAAAGGACTCTTAAAAATCATGTTAGTGTGTTATATCGCTGGCATCTCGTGTTCTTTTATCGATGTTGTCTTTTGGGGTGGGAGTTGGGATTTTATTCGGTTATTTGACTGGTTTACATTTGATTTTAAAGATGTCTATTTTAATGTTGGTTTTATTCCTGTACTCTTTTACGGCATACTCTATCATTTTAAAGTATATGTAAAAATGAGTAAGAAAGAGCGTGAGGAAACAGGATTTCTCAAATGGATCCAACGGGGCATGCCTTCATCGTAG
- a CDS encoding TetR/AcrR family transcriptional regulator, translating into MNGYQRRSELKKDKIRTAALDLFTTYSTDKTSINEIAQKAGVAPASIYNYFGSKEALIKDVIINLLENSWKERKELWESNLPFPELMKRTISMKDDFIDQTNLALLTTLDTDPEIKKLIDDFYEVRYPYIVELFIKKGRTEGYIGREISIEAAMVYLKMYQNLAKEHEILINGKKDLLKELFDLMLYGLAGQPIKD; encoded by the coding sequence ATGAATGGATACCAACGTCGTTCAGAGCTGAAAAAAGATAAAATACGAACTGCAGCATTAGATCTCTTCACTACTTATAGCACAGATAAAACTAGCATCAATGAAATTGCACAAAAAGCAGGCGTTGCACCTGCAAGTATTTATAATTATTTTGGAAGCAAGGAGGCTCTAATAAAAGATGTCATCATAAATCTCCTTGAAAATAGCTGGAAAGAAAGAAAAGAACTATGGGAAAGTAATTTGCCTTTTCCTGAATTGATGAAACGTACCATTTCAATGAAAGATGATTTTATTGATCAAACCAATTTAGCGCTTTTAACTACATTAGATACTGATCCTGAAATCAAGAAACTAATCGATGACTTTTATGAAGTTAGATATCCTTATATCGTTGAATTATTTATTAAAAAAGGACGTACTGAGGGGTACATAGGTAGAGAAATTTCCATTGAAGCAGCCATGGTATATCTAAAAATGTATCAAAATCTAGCTAAGGAACATGAAATCCTAATAAACGGAAAAAAAGACTTATTAAAAGAATTATTTGATTTAATGCTATATGGACTAGCTGGGCAGCCTATTAAAGATTAG